Proteins encoded by one window of Xanthomonas sp. DAR 80977:
- the lptE gene encoding LPS assembly lipoprotein LptE, which translates to MTRFLLALVFATSLTACGFHLRDKLTLPAGTPSVKVVSSAPYSELVKLLERGLRAAGAEIAPKDVNTGVARLEVLSERWGDLPIALDAEGRAQEYSLRYAAIFVFRRADGSVLVPQQVIELSRDYVSPPTDATGTTTEREILADELRREMSASMLRRIDSVVRAEVRDGKNVNEAPPAATGTPVEGKPATGTPPATTPQP; encoded by the coding sequence ATGACCCGATTCCTGCTCGCCCTCGTCTTCGCGACGTCCCTGACCGCCTGCGGCTTCCACCTGCGCGACAAGCTGACCCTGCCGGCCGGCACGCCCTCGGTGAAGGTGGTCTCCTCGGCGCCGTACAGCGAGCTGGTGAAGCTGCTCGAGCGCGGCCTGCGCGCCGCCGGCGCGGAGATCGCGCCGAAGGACGTCAACACCGGCGTGGCGCGCCTGGAAGTGCTGTCCGAGCGCTGGGGCGACCTGCCGATCGCGCTCGACGCCGAAGGCCGTGCCCAGGAATACAGCCTGCGCTACGCGGCGATCTTCGTGTTCCGCCGCGCCGACGGCAGCGTGCTGGTGCCGCAGCAGGTGATCGAGCTGTCGCGCGACTACGTGTCGCCGCCGACCGACGCCACCGGTACCACCACCGAGCGCGAGATCCTCGCCGACGAGCTGCGCCGCGAGATGTCGGCGTCGATGCTGCGCCGGATCGACAGCGTGGTGCGCGCCGAAGTGCGCGACGGCAAGAACGTCAACGAAGCGCCGCCCGCCGCCACCGGCACGCCGGTGGAAGGCAAGCCGGCCACCGGCACGCCGCCGGCGACCACGCCGCAGCCTTGA
- the leuS gene encoding leucine--tRNA ligase, with translation MSAVEPTAYDPQQVESSAQQFWDATRAFEVNETSDKPKFYCLSMLPYPSGALHMGHVRNYTIGDVISRYQRMTGKNVLQPMGWDAFGLPAENAAIKNKTAPAKWTYANIEHMRSQLKSLGYAIDWSREFATCRPEYYVHEQRMFTRLMRKGLAYRRNAVVNWDPVDQTVLANEQVIDGRGWRSGALVEKREIPQWFLRITDYAQELLDGLDQLPGWPESVKTMQRNWIGRSEGLEIQFEVRDADGAALDPLRVFTTRPDTLMGVTFVSIASEHPLALHAARSNPQLAALLAELKQGGVSEAELETQEKRGMDTGLVAVHPVSGEQVPVWVANFVLMGYGTGAVMAVPGHDQRDFEFANKYALPIRQVIALKAPKSDEERTWEPSVWRDWYTDKSREFELVNSAEFDGLDYQGAFEALAERFERKGQGQRRINYRLRDWGVSRQRYWGCPIPVIYCASCGAVPVLEDQLPVLLPENVALSGTGSPLKTDPEWRKTTCPQCGAAAERETDTFDTFMESSWYYARYTSPGAKDMVDKRGNYWLPVDQYIGGIEHAILHLMYFRFFHKLLRDARLVDSDEPATNLLTQGMVIAETYYRDNGDGSKEWINPAEVDVQRDERGRIVGATLVADGQPVQIGGTEKMSKSKNNGVDPQAMVGKYGADTVRLFSMFAAPPEQSLEWNEAGVDGMARFLRRLWAQVHRHAADGVVDELTKQVVLANPLGAEHKALRRKTHETIGKVADDYGRRHSFNTAIAAVMELTNALAKFDDAGAQGRAVRQEALEAAVLLLNPITPHASHALWQALGHAPTLLEDLPFPQPDPAALVRDALTLAVQVNGKLRGTIEVAADTPREQIEALAQAEPNTAKFLEGLSIRKIIIVPGKIVNLVAA, from the coding sequence ATGTCCGCCGTCGAGCCCACCGCCTACGACCCGCAGCAGGTCGAATCGTCCGCCCAGCAGTTCTGGGACGCCACCCGCGCCTTCGAGGTCAACGAGACCTCCGACAAGCCCAAGTTCTACTGCCTGTCGATGCTCCCGTACCCGTCCGGTGCGCTGCACATGGGCCACGTGCGCAACTACACGATCGGCGACGTGATCAGCCGCTACCAGCGCATGACCGGCAAGAACGTGCTGCAGCCGATGGGCTGGGACGCGTTCGGCCTGCCGGCCGAGAACGCCGCGATCAAGAACAAGACCGCGCCGGCCAAGTGGACCTACGCCAACATCGAGCACATGCGCAGCCAGCTCAAGTCGCTGGGCTATGCGATCGACTGGTCGCGCGAGTTCGCCACCTGCCGGCCCGAGTACTACGTGCACGAGCAGCGCATGTTCACCCGGCTGATGCGCAAGGGCCTGGCCTACCGCCGCAACGCGGTGGTGAACTGGGACCCGGTGGACCAGACCGTGCTGGCCAACGAGCAGGTCATCGACGGCCGCGGCTGGCGCTCCGGCGCGCTGGTGGAGAAGCGCGAGATCCCGCAGTGGTTCCTGCGCATCACCGACTACGCGCAGGAACTGCTGGACGGGCTGGACCAGCTGCCGGGCTGGCCGGAGTCGGTCAAGACCATGCAGCGCAACTGGATCGGCCGCTCCGAAGGGCTGGAGATCCAGTTCGAGGTGCGCGACGCCGATGGCGCGGCGCTGGACCCGCTGCGGGTGTTCACCACGCGCCCGGACACGTTGATGGGGGTGACCTTCGTCTCCATCGCCAGCGAGCATCCGCTGGCGCTGCATGCGGCCAGGTCCAACCCGCAACTGGCCGCGCTGCTGGCCGAGCTGAAGCAGGGCGGCGTCTCCGAGGCGGAACTGGAGACCCAGGAAAAGCGCGGCATGGACACCGGCCTGGTGGCGGTGCACCCGGTCAGCGGCGAGCAGGTGCCGGTGTGGGTCGCCAACTTCGTGCTGATGGGCTACGGCACCGGCGCGGTGATGGCGGTGCCCGGCCACGACCAGCGCGACTTCGAGTTCGCCAACAAGTACGCGCTGCCGATCCGCCAGGTGATCGCGCTGAAGGCGCCGAAGAGCGACGAGGAACGCACCTGGGAGCCGAGCGTCTGGCGCGACTGGTACACCGACAAGAGCCGGGAATTCGAGCTGGTCAATTCGGCCGAGTTCGACGGCTTGGACTACCAGGGCGCGTTCGAGGCGCTGGCCGAGCGCTTCGAGCGCAAGGGCCAGGGCCAGCGCCGCATCAATTACCGCCTGCGCGACTGGGGCGTCAGCCGCCAGCGCTACTGGGGCTGTCCGATCCCGGTGATCTACTGCGCCAGCTGCGGCGCGGTGCCGGTGCTGGAAGACCAGTTGCCGGTGCTGCTGCCGGAGAACGTGGCGCTGAGCGGCACCGGGTCGCCGCTGAAGACCGATCCGGAATGGCGCAAGACCACCTGCCCGCAGTGCGGTGCGGCGGCCGAGCGCGAGACCGACACCTTCGACACCTTCATGGAGTCGAGCTGGTACTACGCGCGCTACACCTCGCCCGGCGCCAAGGACATGGTCGACAAGCGCGGCAACTACTGGCTGCCGGTGGACCAGTACATCGGCGGCATCGAGCACGCGATCCTGCACCTGATGTACTTCCGCTTCTTCCACAAGCTGCTGCGCGACGCGCGCCTGGTGGACAGCGACGAGCCGGCGACCAACCTGCTGACCCAGGGCATGGTGATCGCCGAGACCTACTACCGCGACAACGGCGACGGCTCCAAGGAGTGGATCAACCCGGCCGAGGTGGACGTGCAGCGCGACGAGCGCGGCCGCATCGTCGGCGCCACCCTGGTCGCCGACGGCCAGCCGGTGCAGATCGGCGGCACCGAGAAGATGTCCAAGTCCAAGAACAACGGCGTGGACCCGCAGGCGATGGTCGGCAAGTACGGCGCCGACACGGTGCGCCTGTTCTCGATGTTCGCCGCGCCGCCGGAGCAGTCGCTGGAGTGGAACGAGGCCGGCGTGGACGGCATGGCGCGGTTCCTGCGCCGGCTGTGGGCGCAGGTGCACAGGCATGCGGCTGATGGAGTCGTCGATGAATTGACCAAACAGGTCGTTCTGGCTAACCCGCTGGGCGCCGAGCACAAGGCGCTGCGGCGCAAGACCCACGAGACCATCGGCAAGGTCGCCGACGACTACGGCCGCCGCCACAGCTTCAACACCGCCATCGCCGCGGTGATGGAGCTGACCAACGCGCTGGCCAAGTTCGACGACGCCGGCGCCCAGGGCCGCGCGGTGCGCCAGGAAGCGCTGGAGGCGGCGGTGCTGCTGCTCAACCCGATCACCCCGCATGCCAGCCATGCGCTGTGGCAGGCGCTGGGGCATGCGCCGACGCTGCTGGAAGACCTGCCGTTCCCGCAGCCGGACCCGGCCGCGCTGGTGCGCGACGCGCTGACCCTGGCGGTGCAGGTCAACGGCAAGCTGCGCGGCACCATCGAGGTGGCCGCCGACACCCCGCGCGAGCAGATCGAGGCGCTGGCCCAGGCCGAGCCGAACACCGCCAAGTTCCTGGAAGGCCTGAGCATCCGCAAGATCATCATCGTGCCGGGCAAGATCGTGAACCTGGTGGCGGCGTGA
- the rsfS gene encoding ribosome silencing factor produces MSSQAHVIKTQLPNPPPPLPVLLAHVRNALEELKAKDAVEIDVRGKSSVTDYMIVVSGTSTRHVKSIADEVIKHAKKLDVMPLGVEGEREAEWVLVDLGDVVVHVMLPRVREFYALERLWTVGDQPPSDADDDARDA; encoded by the coding sequence TTGTCCAGTCAAGCCCACGTCATCAAGACCCAACTCCCCAATCCGCCGCCGCCGTTGCCGGTGCTGCTCGCCCACGTCCGCAACGCGCTGGAGGAACTCAAGGCCAAGGACGCGGTGGAAATCGACGTGCGCGGCAAGTCCAGCGTCACCGACTACATGATCGTGGTGTCCGGCACCTCCACCCGCCACGTCAAGTCGATCGCCGACGAAGTGATCAAGCACGCCAAGAAGCTGGACGTGATGCCGCTGGGCGTGGAAGGCGAGCGCGAGGCCGAGTGGGTGCTGGTCGATCTCGGCGACGTGGTGGTGCACGTGATGCTGCCGCGGGTGCGCGAGTTCTATGCGCTGGAGCGGTTGTGGACGGTCGGCGACCAGCCGCCGAGCGACGCGGACGACGACGCGCGCGATGCCTGA
- a CDS encoding J domain-containing protein, with product MPDQTPRRDDAPVAEASPGLTLSAALPAAGKALRSAAGERFDSLVVQLERSRGELAAWRQALPRWQQRFHEQVQPLLQRRDQLHAERVLALDAAGMAQKLGKSERAALSAQICALTEPLLDDAGLHELKPLYDRHAETSYDARIAASDAALRALIAAHFGVDADAMPYLASPQAVFERLQQRCRQTQAAAAARKAKKAQRAAAALPAFDPQRALRELYRRLAAALHPDREADPLQRERKTVLMQRLNAAHADADLLGLLELQVQAGQLDAAALAAMAEPRIERYNRMLGEQLQATQDELRRIDAAFKADYAVFGTRRLKPERLNAAMAEIKRALQDEIDALAEDLRELQQAPTLRHWLRRQPLPLPDISHEAMLFQAMLDDAQRDG from the coding sequence ATGCCTGATCAAACGCCCCGGCGCGACGACGCGCCGGTGGCGGAGGCAAGCCCGGGCCTGACCCTGTCGGCCGCACTGCCGGCCGCCGGCAAGGCGCTGCGCAGCGCCGCCGGCGAGCGCTTCGACAGCTTGGTCGTGCAGTTGGAGCGCAGCCGCGGCGAACTGGCCGCCTGGCGCCAGGCCTTGCCGCGCTGGCAGCAGCGCTTCCACGAACAGGTGCAGCCCTTGCTGCAGCGGCGCGACCAGCTGCACGCCGAGCGCGTGCTGGCGCTGGATGCCGCGGGCATGGCGCAGAAGCTGGGCAAGAGCGAGCGCGCCGCGCTGTCGGCGCAGATTTGCGCGCTGACCGAGCCCTTGCTCGACGACGCCGGCCTGCATGAACTCAAGCCGCTCTACGACCGCCACGCGGAGACTTCCTACGACGCACGCATCGCCGCCTCGGACGCGGCGCTGCGCGCACTGATCGCCGCGCACTTCGGCGTGGACGCCGATGCGATGCCGTACCTGGCGTCGCCGCAGGCGGTGTTCGAGCGCTTGCAGCAGCGTTGCCGGCAGACCCAGGCCGCAGCCGCCGCGCGCAAGGCGAAGAAGGCGCAGCGCGCCGCGGCGGCGCTGCCGGCGTTCGATCCGCAGCGCGCGCTGCGCGAGCTGTACCGCCGGCTGGCCGCGGCGCTGCATCCGGACCGCGAGGCCGATCCGCTGCAGCGCGAGCGCAAGACCGTGCTGATGCAGCGGCTCAATGCGGCCCATGCCGACGCCGACCTGCTCGGCCTGCTGGAATTGCAGGTGCAGGCCGGCCAGCTCGACGCCGCGGCGCTGGCGGCGATGGCCGAACCGCGCATCGAGCGTTACAACCGCATGCTCGGCGAACAATTGCAGGCCACCCAGGACGAACTGCGGCGGATCGATGCCGCGTTCAAGGCCGACTACGCGGTGTTCGGCACGCGCCGGCTCAAGCCGGAACGCTTGAATGCGGCGATGGCCGAGATCAAGCGTGCGCTGCAGGACGAGATCGACGCACTGGCCGAGGACCTGCGCGAGCTGCAACAGGCGCCGACGCTGCGGCACTGGCTCAGGCGGCAGCCGCTGCCGCTGCCGGACATCTCGCACGAAGCCATGCTGTTCCAGGCCATGCTGGACGACGCGCAACGCGACGGGTAG
- the holA gene encoding DNA polymerase III subunit delta — protein MELRPEQLATQPASQPLHPVYLIAGPETLRVLEAADAVRARARAEGIGEREVFDADGRDFDWSQLYSSFNAPSLFSPRRLIELRLPSGKPGKEGGEVISAFCADPPPDVVLLVTCNEWSKAHQGKWADAVGRIGVIAVAWAIKPHELGDWIERRLRSKGLRADAGAVQRLAERVEGNLLAAAQEIDKLALLADGHSLDVAAMESLVADAARYDVFRLAEATLAGQAPAVGRMLAGLRAEGEAVAALLPILIKELLRTAALAKVQAAGGNLAAEMKGQGIWESRQAPFKRALQRHAEPRRWERFAAEAGRIDRIAKGRADGDAWVALERLLLAIAEARAVRLLVV, from the coding sequence ATGGAATTGCGTCCCGAACAACTCGCCACCCAGCCGGCGTCGCAGCCGCTGCATCCGGTCTACCTGATCGCCGGCCCGGAAACCCTGCGCGTGCTCGAGGCCGCCGACGCGGTGCGCGCGCGCGCGCGCGCCGAAGGCATCGGCGAGCGCGAGGTGTTCGACGCCGACGGCCGCGATTTCGACTGGAGCCAGCTGTATTCCAGCTTCAATGCGCCGAGCCTGTTCAGCCCGCGCCGGCTGATCGAACTGCGCCTGCCCAGCGGCAAGCCTGGCAAGGAAGGCGGCGAGGTGATCAGCGCGTTCTGCGCCGATCCGCCGCCGGACGTGGTGCTGCTGGTCACCTGCAACGAATGGAGCAAGGCGCACCAGGGCAAGTGGGCCGACGCGGTCGGCCGCATCGGGGTGATCGCGGTGGCCTGGGCGATCAAGCCGCACGAACTGGGCGACTGGATCGAGCGCCGCCTGCGCAGCAAGGGCCTGCGCGCCGATGCCGGCGCGGTGCAGCGCCTGGCCGAGCGGGTCGAGGGCAACCTGCTGGCGGCCGCGCAGGAGATCGACAAGCTGGCGCTGCTGGCCGACGGGCACAGCCTGGACGTGGCGGCGATGGAGTCGCTGGTCGCCGATGCCGCGCGCTACGACGTGTTCCGCCTGGCCGAAGCCACCCTGGCCGGGCAGGCGCCGGCGGTCGGGCGCATGCTCGCCGGCCTGCGCGCCGAGGGCGAGGCGGTGGCCGCGCTGCTGCCGATCCTGATCAAGGAACTGCTGCGCACCGCGGCGCTGGCCAAGGTGCAGGCGGCCGGCGGCAACCTGGCCGCGGAGATGAAGGGGCAGGGCATCTGGGAATCGCGCCAGGCGCCGTTCAAGCGCGCCCTGCAGCGGCATGCCGAACCGCGCCGCTGGGAACGCTTCGCCGCCGAGGCCGGACGCATCGACCGCATCGCCAAGGGCCGCGCCGACGGCGACGCCTGGGTCGCGCTGGAGCGCCTGCTGCTGGCCATCGCCGAGGCGCGGGCGGTGCGGTTGTTGGTGGTATGA
- the nadD gene encoding nicotinate-nucleotide adenylyltransferase, with protein sequence MASDVRAEVAAVDESPIPNPQSRPLNLIYGGTFDPIHNGHLAIARAARDAFGVPVRLMPAADPPHREAPGANARQRCEMLALAIAGEAGLLLDRHELQRALARPGVASYSIDTVRELRAELGAAAPLALLIGADSFVGFTGWRDWRGLLDAAHLVVADRAGSGWERALPAELAQAVAGRWAASPQALATAPGGLLWCLRQPLRSESASQVRERIAAGDDWAGLVPAPVADYIRAAGLYAPAAAPAS encoded by the coding sequence GTGGCGTCGGATGTCCGCGCAGAAGTTGCCGCCGTTGACGAATCCCCAATCCCGAATCCCCAATCCCGGCCGCTCAACCTGATCTACGGCGGCACCTTCGACCCCATCCACAACGGCCACCTGGCGATCGCGCGGGCGGCGCGCGATGCGTTCGGGGTGCCGGTGCGGCTGATGCCGGCGGCCGATCCGCCGCACCGCGAGGCGCCGGGGGCCAACGCGCGGCAGCGCTGCGAGATGCTGGCGCTGGCCATCGCCGGCGAGGCGGGGCTGCTGCTGGACCGGCACGAGCTGCAGCGCGCGCTGGCGCGGCCCGGCGTGGCCTCGTACAGCATCGACACGGTGCGCGAACTGCGCGCCGAGCTCGGCGCCGCCGCGCCGCTGGCGCTGCTGATCGGCGCCGACAGCTTCGTCGGTTTCACCGGCTGGCGCGACTGGCGCGGCCTGCTCGACGCGGCGCACCTGGTCGTCGCCGACCGCGCCGGCAGCGGCTGGGAGCGCGCCTTGCCGGCTGAGCTGGCGCAGGCGGTGGCCGGGCGCTGGGCCGCGTCGCCGCAGGCGCTGGCGACCGCGCCGGGCGGCCTGCTGTGGTGCCTGCGGCAGCCGCTGCGCAGCGAATCGGCCAGCCAGGTGCGCGAGCGCATCGCCGCCGGCGACGACTGGGCGGGACTGGTGCCGGCCCCGGTGGCGGACTACATCCGCGCCGCCGGGCTGTATGCGCCGGCCGCCGCGCCCGCCAGCTGA